Part of the Cuniculiplasma divulgatum genome, TTGGAGTCTTATTTAACTAAAGTAATAGATGATAATTTACGAGAAGGAATAAAGAAGTCTTAGATTTGAAATTAAAAAGATTAGAAGACCAAAGATACAAATTCAAACATTTAAATAAAAAAGATACAGTTATATAATGAAAAGAAGTATAGAAAATTAGGCAATTGATTAATGCAAAGAATTATTTAATTACAAATTAGGGGGGTTATAGATGGAAAGAAAACAGTATACTGCTAATGAAAAGTTAAAAATAATAAATAGAAGTAGGTACATTAAAATTGTTAAAAGTGAAAAAGACCTAAAAGAAAATGATATATTTGTCCAAATTAAAAAAAATGGAAAAAAGGTATATATAGTAGCTCAGAAGTAGTTTTATAAAGTGGATTACTTGTTTTTTTACCCGAATAGTATAGAAATTATAAGCAGACGTATAAATTATAGTCATTCCGAAGGATTACTTAAGAGAACTGTCAGAGAACGGATAACCTTCCAAAATAAGTCTGAAGATGGATTGAATGAAATAATTTTAGAAATTGAAAATTTTAAGACGAATCTAAAAATAAGTAATACCATTGGAAATGAACTGACATATTTACCAAATTATAAACTGATTAAGAGGGAGGATATCCCACAAAATATTAAGGAAAGTATAACAACGGATGACCCTGATAAAAGGATATATACCTTAGCAATTGCATTAAATGAAACAATAGAAAAGGATGAATATTGTTCAATATTTTTGGATTATACTGAATATCCGAAAGAGGAAAAAAATAGTAAATTAATAGATGGTAATACCGAGTCTAGTCACTTCATGTATAAGGAAGCTGAATATATGGATTTGATACTTTTTTATGGTGAAGAAACTCTTAGCATTGCAAATAGCTGGGGAAATGGACTACAAATAGATGAAACAAATGATCCGTACATTTTCGGTGGTCTTGTTTCGAATGTACAGGATGATGACTCCTTTAATGAGCTAGATGAGTTAAGAATGCATTTAGATATGAGAAAAAATAGTTACTCATTTAGTCTTTCCAATGACTATAGAAATGATAAGAATATAGATAGCATTGCCATTTTTTATAGTGTAAAACCTGAGAAAAATGAATACAGTTTAATCCAAACATTAGCTGTAATTACATTTTTACTCCCATTCACAGGTCTCACAGCACTTTATTTTAAGAATATTTCATATTTATTTGATTCATTGGAGATTGAAAGCGTTTTCATTTTAACCTTAGCCTTTGCACAGACAAGAACAAGACTACTTTCACATGAGAAGTACATAAGAAATATAGTCATATTTGCTGGTTTTTTATTTAAATTAATTTTAGGCCTATATGTGACCTACGTATAATGAAGAAGTATTTTTTCATTAAATTGATGTGGTCATTTTAAATTTTATTAAATAGGATTATATCCTCGCAAGCTGCCTGGTTGATGGTGAAAGAGATACTAGCGTTTTAACTTCTTGCGAAGTCCCATTAATAAATGTTCAAAAAGAGACTATTGAGGTTTTTAATTTCCTCTCTATTTTCCACAAGTATGCCAGAACTTAACGTGTAGAAGAGAAAATAGAACAATTTCACCTGATTACTTATAGAGTTATCCTTTTTTTCTTCTATCTTTTTTGAAAGATTAAGAGCTCACGCTATCCATTAACGATCTTAAATGCATGTATATTATAAACAAAACAAACAAACGAACTTCATTCTAACTCGTTTCCCTGCTGTACTGATTACCTGTGAAAATGAAATACCCTTTTGATGACGCAATAGAAAATATCAGGATAGTCAAGAAAGTTCATGAATGATATTCTATCATGGATCTCCTTCTCAGAATGTTCATCCATTAAATTGTATATGGAATGAATGTAGAGATCCTTTACCATTGTTATGATTGGAATCTTGGGTCTTCCTCCCTTATCTGTATCATTACAATACAGATCCTTAAGAAGTGGATCAAATCCACTCCAGTCAATGGCATGCTTCATGAATGCAAATGGACCATTTAAGAAATATTGTTTGTATTTCTCCGTAAGAGCTGTGTCGAAGAGATCACTCACGCAGTAACATGCGTGTTTCATGAATAAATTTTATGGTGTTTTCTGGGAGATTTTCAGAACTCCCCTTCAAATATTATCTGCAGAAATATTTAAAAGTGCTTTCCTTTCTATTACGAGGGTTATTAGTTATAAAAGAAGTCTTGGAGTATAATAAAGTCATCCATTTGGGTACCTTTCAGTTATCGATAAATGAATTTTTCATATATAATTGATTGATCGTAACTTCAATTTACAAAACGGAATAATTAAGAATATAAATATTGTTTTAAGAACAACTTTATAAAATTAATAGGTATACAAAGACAAATAAAAATGAGGATTAAAGAAATTAATATTGAGAGCTTCAAAGGAATTGATTCACTGGAATTTAAGCCGAGGCTTCTAAATGTTATCGTTGGCAGAAATAATACCGGAAAAACTTCAGTTCTAGAAGCTATTGCTGTGACAATGGACAGAGTGTTCTTTGAACAAAATTATTCAGATTCCCCATCCTCTATAGTAAACTATTTAGTAAATGCACTTGAAATTAACTTAGTTCTTACCGGAAATACAAATAGCAGCAAATCCTTAAAGGTTGAAAAAATAAGTGAACAGGATGTATATAAGAATATTGCCAGCACTATTTTAGAACGGGTTAATCAAATTAGAAAAGACAAACGGTATAATTTGGAAAGAAAAAATAGTCCTGGCAAGAATAAGAATGCAACCAAGGTTGAGATCCATGATGAAATTTCTATCATCCAACAAACCATAAATAATGTTATTAAAGATCAGTTAAATTCCGATAATAATAAAAAATTATTTCAAGACTGTGTGTTAATTAAATATAATAGAGGGGAGTCAACATTGTTTAAGGGAGAAAATTTTAGGTTGAATGAAATAATAATGACCGGTGAGGTCATCGAAAGACTTTACAAAAATAAAAAGTTGCAATTAAAATATCTGCTTGATTATCATATGAGGCATGATTTAAATCCGTTTGTTAACTCCAGAAAAGTAAAAAATAGGAAATTTGGAGAATATAAAAAGATAATTTTAGTTAATGATCCAGTCAAAACTTTGAACACGCTCTTGGACCAAAAGGACGGAAATCAGGAACTTGCATTGAAAATTGAAGAAATACTAAAAAGTGATATAATTTTACCAAACCTGAAAAGATTTGATTTTACTGAATTAGTATTTGATACGGTAAATGGCACAAAAACAGTGAAATTTAGTATGATGGGAGAGGGGTTTCAAACACTTGTTGCTATTTTAGCAATATTGAAATCAAACGAAAATTCGAAATCTGTTATCTTATTAGAGGAGCCAGAGATTCACATGCATCCCGGATACGTGACAGAATTGGTCAAGTATATCTCACAAATCTCAAGTTCTTTAAAAATTCAGCTATTCATAACGACACATAGTTCAGATTTAATACAATCACTATTTAACCAGGAACAAACCCAAATTCAAGAATTTCTAAAAAGGAATCTAGTGATGCTTAGATTGAATAAAATGGATGACTCCATAATTGGAGAAAGAATGACGTATAAAGAAGCGAAAGAAAGTGTTTATGATCTAGAACTAGACCTGAGAGGTATTTGATTGAAAAAGCTTGTTATAATAGAGGGCTTACATGATGGAATTTTTCTTAAGAAAATAATGGATAACAGTATTGGAAATTCAGAATATCTCTATTACAAAAATCGAGGAAAAAAGGAACAAAAGAGGTATAGTGAAACTGACATTTTAAGAAAATTTATTAGTGAAAAAAATAAATTAGATTTTTTAATAAAAGAGGAGGGTGGAAAAAGTTTTGTAAAGAATTTTTTTTTGGGGAATATTATCAACTTTTCACTAAATTATAGTTCTCTAGAACTAACTGTAATCTTTGATCATGACGGTAAACATCCGACACAGGAAATCACCCAATGGAAGAAGGATTTTGAATCTAAAAATAATAATGTCACATTTGATAATGTTAGTAATCCAGTAAAAATTACGAAAGGATTGTATTGGAGAAAGTTCGACCTATATCAAATTAGAGGAAAAAATACAGTTAAATTGAATTACTTTCATTTAGTTACATTTGACAAATCCCTAGAAAGCGAAGTTGCTGAATTTTGTAATAAAAGTAAGAAACAAATTACCGAACGGGACATTCAAGACTTTGCATCACAGGTTCCTTTAAAAAATTTATTTCCTTAAAAATAAGTAACATAATTTGAATCAGTTCACAATTATAGCTCTTGCTTTATGGAGTTCTAACCTTTTGTTATGACGCCCGAGCCGGGATTCGAACCCGGATCAAAGGCTCCGCAGGCCTCTAGGATATCCAAATTACCCCACTCGGACTTATGTGCCTTTTATTAAAAATAAAACGCAAATTCAGTTACTGAATGTTTTCAGAACTATAATATGTTTCCCAAAGGTGATTAGTTGTTTCAAGAAGTTCCATTTTTATAGGATATTTTGAGATAACTTTTAATAGACACATTCAATTATTTTCTTATGATAGCAATTGTTAAAATTATTATTATAGCTGTTATAGTGGTTGGTGTTGCAGCCCCAACTTCATACGTTGCATACAGTTATTTATCCTCATCAACACCTCCAATGACTCATTTTATTCCCGAAGGGGTTTCCGCTCTTGTTGACTATAAAGTGAACAATACTAATTTCATAGTTTATGCATCAAATACCACAGCAGGTGTAATTCTGAATTACAACCTTAGTGCCTTTGAAAATACAGCAAAAAATTCCTCTAACACAACTGCAAACACAGTTAAAGGAAGTAATGTTTCAGTAAAATATTATATGACCTATGAGAGCTACAACATTTACAGGGTATCAAACATATCCTTATCGAATTCAATAAACCTCTCCGCAGCAGGTAACCTTCCAGGGAATGTAACCAGTTCTATATATGTGGCACCTATAGGCAACTCATTTATTGTGCTTTCCAATCTTTCAGGTGTAAAAATGGCAATCAATGCAAATCATACCGGTAAGTATTTGAAAGAACATCAGTCTTTCCTTGCAATGAAGGGGAGCGGAATTTCATTTTATGTAAATCTTTCAGCGTTGGACTATTCAAAAACGATTCCAATCTCAAAAAGCTCAGGTGTAAGTGTGTATTCAAATATGTTCAGTGGTGTAGTAATATATGGAAACGTTTCAGCTAAATTTACAAATATTACAATCACAGGCGTAGATCATTCCCTCGACAAGAACATTTCCTTAATTACTGGTATTCTTCCGTCTAATCTGACTGTTACTTATAATTATAATTCCGTAAATGGAATTTACAGTGCAGAATTTAATGTAGGTTTCGCCAATTACAGATATGTGGCAACAGAAATATTATCTGAACTTGGAAATACTAAATTTTAATTTGTAAGAATTTTTATTGACTTTTTTTAAATATCTTTTGGACATTACCTATTATGTTTAAGAGAGCTTCTCTTCTAAAAGATACTTATGTATATTACTTCAGGAATTATTACAGATCAAAAAGTTTCTACTTGATGTTTCTAATGGCAATTCTCGTGTCCATACTTTTAATTTATCTTTCCTTTAGATATCAATCTCAAATTTCATCTTTTGCACATAGAGCAGGGCTAGATATTATTGGACCTCACGGAGATGAATTGGTTCTTGCCTATCTATGGACATTTATACTTTCATTGCTCCCTGTATTTGCATCAGTATTTTTTGGTTCACCAGCCATTTCAAGTGAAATAGAAAGTAAGACGGCATTTCATATCTTTACCCTTCCTATACCCAGAACTATTTTGTTAACGGGAAAATACCTGGCAGCAGTTACAGTTACTTCCCTAATAGTTGTGACCTTTACTGTAATTGAGATTGCTACTTTCCAGTATATATATGGCATAATTCTAATCCAGTTTCTATATAGCTTTCTTCTTACGATCCTATTCATATTTTCAATCTCAGGAGTTACTTTTTTGATAAGCAGTTTATTTAACAAAAATACCTACGCTTACATATCAGTTCTCCTGATCTATCTATTAATCTTCAATGCAGGGACCATCATAATAGAGTTACTTTATAAGGTAACCCCATACTATCTATTAAACGAAGCTGAAACCATAGTTTACAGAGTTTTCCTGAACTTTTCCTTTGGTATAACAACAACTGTACCATCAAGCTTGTCAGCATCTACCCATGAGATAATTGCAAGTTCACTGATACTTGCACTTTATGCAATCATAAGCTTTGGAATTACTTTAATATTATTTGAACGTAAGGAGGTGAAGTGATGATGGAACTGGAAGCAGCTAATTTAAGCAAAAAATATGGAAATTTTTATGCTTTACAAGATTTTAATTTAGATGTTCATAAGGGTGAATGCGTAGCACTTCTTGGTCCTAATGGTGCAGGAAAGAGTACATTGTTAAAAATTTCCACAAATATAATACATCCGACAAAAGGGACTCTTAAGATCGCAGGAATAAATGTACAGGATGATCCAATGAAAGCGCTTGAAAAGGTTGGTCCACTGGTGGAACTCCCGGAGTTTTATCCATATCTCAATGGAACTGAAATTCTTAATTTTGTATGCAAGGTGAAGGGAGCCTCAAAAGAAAAGATAAAAGATGAGATAGAAAGGCTATCTTCTATGCTAAAAATGGAAGAATTCATAAATAAAAAGAGTGGGTCATATTCCAGAGGGATGAAGCAGAGGCTTGCACTGGCATGTTCTATGACAATGGATCCTGAGCTACTTATACTTGATGAACCAACCTTTGGCCTTGATCCAAGAGGGATGAGAGAATTTATTGAAATAATTAGAGAGATAAATGTAAAGGAGGGGAAAACGGTAATCCTAAGCACACATCTGATTTCAGAAGCGAGGGAAATAGCAGACAAAGTTGTAATTATTAATCACGGTACAAAAATGCTTGAGATGAAAAATGAAAGAGAAACAAATCTAATGAATGTCACATTTTACAGTAAACCTGAAGCATCTTCCCTGGAAACATCTTCCATAAAGGTCATTGAGGATCATGGAAATACTGTAACTATCCAGAGAGATGAAAACATATCCAACGATGACGTAATTGATTACTTCCGGGAGAAGAATCTAAAGATAAGATGGATAGAACCCACGAACCAGATAGAGCGCAAATACCTGGAACTCATTAATTGAACTTAATAAATGTATTAATTTATTATTTAAATATAATCCCAGAGACGATCCTGCCAGAGATCGTATTCCTCCTTTAGTTCCTTAATTTCCACTTCCTTAAATCCACCCTTTTCCTTCGCTCTTTTATATTCCTTCATCAGATCTTCCTGACTGTTCTTTGAGAGATCGTCAAAATATTCTTTAATTTCCTTTTCTATGGCAGGGTGTAACTTTCCTATTTTTTCCCCGCTATAAAGTACCTTGAAGAATACATGATCTCCTAGGGTTACGTGGAAAATACTCCACTTCTCAACGTAATTATTCAGAAAATGGTTTCCCGTTAAATTACCTAAAGCCTTTACGATTTCCTGATTCTGATCGGAATCGTTCAACTGAAACGATATCTCCACTCCTTTCTTCATTTTCTCTCTTCCATACATGCTAATCATAATTTATAAAGAGATTGGGATTTTGTATTAGATTTCTGTAGCCCACGTCTCAATATCCCTTCTTTCCATTTCCTGTGAACCGAAAACGATCTCAGGCATCTTTTTTATATCCCTGCTCACATCTGGTTTGAATTCCATCTTCTCTACAATATCCTTATCAATATCTATTCCTTCTGGCACTTCTGTTATACACAAACCTTTTTGTGTCAGATCAAAAACACATCTCTCTGTAAAATACTTTACAGTTTTACCATATTTCAGAGCCTCATTTCCGCTAAAGAATATCTTATACACCTTCTTGACAAATTTAACTGTATTCGCATCTTTTAATATTTTCAATTTTCCGTCCTTAAACTGTAATTCAATTTTCCCAGCGGTGAAATTACCTGCAAATAAAGATGTTGGAGATCCCTGTGCAATAACTGAAAAACCACCAGGTCCTGTTAGCTTATTCGGGATATAGGAAGGGTTCACGTTCCCACTGCCATCAATTTGAAGAAACCCAAGTGATGCAACATCTATTATTCCGCCCTCATAGTTTGAGAACATATCTGGAATTGTGGACAGGGCAAAGGCACCCATGGATACCCCAAAATCGCCACCAGTTAGAGCTATACCTCCCCACGGTCCCGATTCTACAACTGTAACAATATCCCTGGAATACCCTGCCCTGGAAAGAATTGATGAAACTAGTGCAGGTATTCCAACACCAAGGTTAAGTAAAATTGTATTTCCTTTCTTTTTTCTCATTGATACGAGTTCAAGTGCGATTCTTTTTGCGATTATACTCTGAATGTATGGAACATTGGAATTTTGAAGATCATGAAGGATGCTGTCGGTAATGTTTGAAGGATTAATCTTAAAACAGGCCCTTGGATCATATTCAAACGAAGGTGCCTGCCAGTGATATTCTCTGGGGCTTCTAACAACTATGTCCACTAATGGATACGGTACTTCAACCATCCTGGGAGCAAACTGTTTTTCATTATCCAGCAACTTCACCTGTGCAATTACTGTCCCAGGATTGGGTCTAGCCTTCACTGCCTGTACTATATTTATTACTGTTCCCCTGATAGGTTCGTCTTCCATTGATAGACTGCCCATAATATCAGATGATGATACCCTTACAAAGCAGACATCAGGTTTGGGTGCCTCATAAAGTAATAAGGGGCTGCCAGAAATGTTCAGTTTTGTAATTTTGCACATATTGCTCTTTCTTGCACTTTCATTAAGTGTTCCACTGTCCTGATCCGGATCAAGAAATGTTCCTATTCCTATCCTTGTCAAAAGACCTGGTCTTCCTGAGGCAACTTCCCTGAACCAGTATGATGCTATTCCAATAGGCCACCCATACACAGGTATTTTATCCTCTAGGGTTATTTTCTGTAAAAATGGAGAGAAACCCATGAATGGTATCAACAAACCCCTAATTAGAGAGAAATCATTTGTCTCATACATTTCTTTAAGAACTGCATCAAGAGCCCTGTCAACTGAGGCAGGAAGTGCATCTGTTTCTATGAACAAATCTCTAGGGTGACCCGTTAGTTTATAATTCTCGTACAACTTTTTGAGAAGAAACTCTGGGGTATTTGCAAGATTAAACCCTGAAATTGCAAGAGTGGAACCATCCTTGATATCTTTGTAAAAATTAAGTTCCTGATTTTCTGTATATATTTGAACCATCTAAATCATTCATGTAGATTTAACCAATTTATTAATTCTTTGAAAAAGATTGGGCATCCTTAATTTTTAAATAATAATTGTTTTAAAATGCTATTATCATACAAGTGTCAATACAAACAAAAAGGATTAATTAAAACGTTTCTGCAAATATTCATAGGCTGCATTTATTTCCTTTATTTTTTTAGTATATTCAGAGTTGTCAGCATTTTCAGAGAGATCAGGATGATATTTTCTTACCATTTTCCTGTATGAAGATTTAATTAGTTCAGGGTCTTCTGTTGGATTCATTTCAAGCAAATTAAACATTTCTGTTTCTAATTGCAAATTATCGGATTCACTTTGAATGTGGGGCTCGTAACCAAACTTATTTTTGTATCTATCATTATCTACATACTCATAAAATATATCATGGTCTTTTTCGGGGAAACCGTAAATTTTTACAGCTTCCATTAACTTGAAGAAACATAGTTTCCTATCCTTCCTCTTTAAGGAATTATTCAGGGAATAATAGGCCTCATTAAGATTAGAATTTAAACCATCACTAAAATTGCATAATACTACAAAATTCTTTATGATATCGGGAAGTCTGAGAGACCACCCAATATTGCCAAATGACTCAAAAACACTCTTCCTGTAAAGTGGTTTGGCCTTTATCCCGTCTCCTGTTATGTAAAATCTAATAATTCCTTTCCTGTCAGAAATAATAGATTCCTCAATTATCCAGTAGATGAAGATATT contains:
- a CDS encoding transposase translates to MSDLFDTALTEKYKQYFLNGPFAFMKHAIDWSGFDPLLKDLYCNDTDKGGRPKIPIITMVKDLYIHSIYNLMDEHSEKEIHDRISFMNFLDYPDIFYCVIKRVFHFHR
- a CDS encoding ATP-binding protein, translating into MRIKEINIESFKGIDSLEFKPRLLNVIVGRNNTGKTSVLEAIAVTMDRVFFEQNYSDSPSSIVNYLVNALEINLVLTGNTNSSKSLKVEKISEQDVYKNIASTILERVNQIRKDKRYNLERKNSPGKNKNATKVEIHDEISIIQQTINNVIKDQLNSDNNKKLFQDCVLIKYNRGESTLFKGENFRLNEIIMTGEVIERLYKNKKLQLKYLLDYHMRHDLNPFVNSRKVKNRKFGEYKKIILVNDPVKTLNTLLDQKDGNQELALKIEEILKSDIILPNLKRFDFTELVFDTVNGTKTVKFSMMGEGFQTLVAILAILKSNENSKSVILLEEPEIHMHPGYVTELVKYISQISSSLKIQLFITTHSSDLIQSLFNQEQTQIQEFLKRNLVMLRLNKMDDSIIGERMTYKEAKESVYDLELDLRGI
- a CDS encoding ABC transporter permease gives rise to the protein MFKRASLLKDTYVYYFRNYYRSKSFYLMFLMAILVSILLIYLSFRYQSQISSFAHRAGLDIIGPHGDELVLAYLWTFILSLLPVFASVFFGSPAISSEIESKTAFHIFTLPIPRTILLTGKYLAAVTVTSLIVVTFTVIEIATFQYIYGIILIQFLYSFLLTILFIFSISGVTFLISSLFNKNTYAYISVLLIYLLIFNAGTIIIELLYKVTPYYLLNEAETIVYRVFLNFSFGITTTVPSSLSASTHEIIASSLILALYAIISFGITLILFERKEVK
- a CDS encoding ABC transporter ATP-binding protein, with translation MMELEAANLSKKYGNFYALQDFNLDVHKGECVALLGPNGAGKSTLLKISTNIIHPTKGTLKIAGINVQDDPMKALEKVGPLVELPEFYPYLNGTEILNFVCKVKGASKEKIKDEIERLSSMLKMEEFINKKSGSYSRGMKQRLALACSMTMDPELLILDEPTFGLDPRGMREFIEIIREINVKEGKTVILSTHLISEAREIADKVVIINHGTKMLEMKNERETNLMNVTFYSKPEASSLETSSIKVIEDHGNTVTIQRDENISNDDVIDYFREKNLKIRWIEPTNQIERKYLELIN
- a CDS encoding DUF2004 domain-containing protein yields the protein MISMYGREKMKKGVEISFQLNDSDQNQEIVKALGNLTGNHFLNNYVEKWSIFHVTLGDHVFFKVLYSGEKIGKLHPAIEKEIKEYFDDLSKNSQEDLMKEYKRAKEKGGFKEVEIKELKEEYDLWQDRLWDYI
- a CDS encoding CoA-transferase gives rise to the protein MVQIYTENQELNFYKDIKDGSTLAISGFNLANTPEFLLKKLYENYKLTGHPRDLFIETDALPASVDRALDAVLKEMYETNDFSLIRGLLIPFMGFSPFLQKITLEDKIPVYGWPIGIASYWFREVASGRPGLLTRIGIGTFLDPDQDSGTLNESARKSNMCKITKLNISGSPLLLYEAPKPDVCFVRVSSSDIMGSLSMEDEPIRGTVINIVQAVKARPNPGTVIAQVKLLDNEKQFAPRMVEVPYPLVDIVVRSPREYHWQAPSFEYDPRACFKINPSNITDSILHDLQNSNVPYIQSIIAKRIALELVSMRKKKGNTILLNLGVGIPALVSSILSRAGYSRDIVTVVESGPWGGIALTGGDFGVSMGAFALSTIPDMFSNYEGGIIDVASLGFLQIDGSGNVNPSYIPNKLTGPGGFSVIAQGSPTSLFAGNFTAGKIELQFKDGKLKILKDANTVKFVKKVYKIFFSGNEALKYGKTVKYFTERCVFDLTQKGLCITEVPEGIDIDKDIVEKMEFKPDVSRDIKKMPEIVFGSQEMERRDIETWATEI
- a CDS encoding J domain-containing protein, coding for MVKGNQIPFSNFSKPLKVEKENGFLKFQTDLSIFNGKKLFQNIFIYWIIEESIISDRKGIIRFYITGDGIKAKPLYRKSVFESFGNIGWSLRLPDIIKNFVVLCNFSDGLNSNLNEAYYSLNNSLKRKDRKLCFFKLMEAVKIYGFPEKDHDIFYEYVDNDRYKNKFGYEPHIQSESDNLQLETEMFNLLEMNPTEDPELIKSSYRKMVRKYHPDLSENADNSEYTKKIKEINAAYEYLQKRFN